The genome window TAAATCGGGTGCTGCAAAATCAGGTCCATTAAATCCTTCAATGATTCCAAAAGTATCAATGTTTATTGTAGTAATTTCCCCTTTTCGCACAACAACATCGTCACCAGTTTGCATGAAGCCACGTTCATCCCGCCATATTTCTAAAGAATAGGTGTTTGGTTCAATATTTTCAAAATAAAAATTTCCATTTTCATCAGATGTTGCTGTGATTTCTTTTGCTCGGTTTAGACCTAAAATCAATACAACTCTACCGTTGGGTAAGGGTGAATTGCAGGAGGGCATAAAGATATGCCCCTTTACATCTCCACCCTTCAACTCCGCAGATGATGGCACAAATCGCAATTGCAATGATGTCTATTAATTTGTGGTCTTTTCTCCGATCTTTGCGTGGGTCGGTCACTTTGCTGAAATGTTCTTCAATTGCTTCCAACGGCTTCTTCGGCATGGCTACCTCCAAGATAGCCAGTTTTACTGTTTTACCCTATTTCGGTACCATTTTAGATGCGATTGCCCTGCGTTGTGGATAATTTCAAAAGGAATAACAACAGCAGTGCAGTAAAATAGACTGAATGAAACTTGCGAAGCCAAACAAAACTCTCCTATTGTTACAAGTCGAACGTCCCATGCTTGGGCTTCGACCGTATTTTTTCGGAAGTTTGTCGGGCTGGCTCATTTTTGGTCTATTGGGAGCGCTTTCAGCGGATGCAGGCTGGGGAGGGTATGTCTTAATTGCTGGCAGGATCATCGCTTTTACGGCGGGATTGTCGTCCATGCTGCTGGGGCTCCTCTTGTTGTCCGAATCGCTGGATCATCCTGTGGATCAATGTGTTTTCGACAGATCAACTAGGAGTGTTACATTATCCAAGCGGGTAATGTGGATTTTGTGGAGGGAGAGTCGGGAGCAGTACTTGTGTGACGCAATCGCATCCGTGAGAATCAGCCAAAATGAAAACCAGGCGGAACTTGGATTAAACCTTAAGGATGGGGAAGCCATTCATTTGGGATCTGATAATGGGGAAGGGCATCTCACAGAAATTGCAGAAGAAATGAGCGATTTTTTGGGGCTTCCACTTTGTATCAGGATTGGCTCACAGCAGATTGAGAAATACTCGCGCAATGCCATGAAAATTCAGCCGCTTTTGTGTTCCCGATGTGGCGGGCAGTTTCCAAAGTTTAATGAAGACGCCCGGCAGGTTCATTGTGAATATTGTCAAACGTCCTTTGCGCTTATATGGGAAGCTGAACATGTTTCCATAAAACCGCGCCCGGGTGGTGATTTGAGCGGGAGACACGCACGAAAACTAAAATAGATGCAGACAGCAACTTTAAGATTGGTTTTGCAAAATCCAATCCAGTAACTGACGGAGCAGTAAAATGAATCCCGATCCTCCTTTGAGCAACCGCGAGAAAGATGTCCTGAAACTGCTTATGCGCGGACAGAGCAACAAGCAGATTGCCCTATCGCTTGGGATTGCCGTCCGCACGGTTGAGTTTCACTTGAAAAGTATCTATGTCAAATTGAATGTGCGTTCCAGGGTTGAGTTGATCTTGAAACTGGTGAATTCCACAGGCGGCGTAAACGGACATCTGTGGGATTCCACAGTTGACGGGATGGGGAAAAACTTCCAAAATGGGAACAGGCTCGCGTCACGAATGAAGCGGGCTGAATCCTTACAAGATGCCGTTGTTATCATCGGCAGGGAGTTCAAAATGAAAAATCTGTTCAATACAAAACATGTGCTTGTGGCAGTATCTGCCGCCCTCCTGGCTGGTCTTTTGTGGGCTTTGATATGGATTGTTACTGGCAATTTCCCCACGCTTCAGGATGCGTTCATCCCAATGATGATCATCCTGCCCATGCTGGGGTTGGCTGTTGGGTTTGTGGGAAAACAAAGCGACATTGCCCTTCGGAGAGTGTTTTTCAGCGCATTGTCCGGCGCGGCAGTGAGTCCGCTTCTGATCGTTCCGCTCATGCTGCTTGTTGTTTTTCCGCTTGGAAAACTTGCCGAGCAGATTGGGCTGATCGACCCGGCAACCATGCCAGCGAGTACCGCCACACTCCTGACAATGATTGTCATATCTGCAATATGGCTCGTCATCGGGGTTGGCATCGGGATCGCATTGTTGTTTATGGCAATTAAAAAACCGAATCAACACCACGTCTCAGAATATAAGGTGTGAAAAACGCAACATGGATAAAGTTTGTTCGTAGACATTAAAAACATTGTTGCGAGCACCCCGAAGCAATCTACCCGTCCTTACGAAAAAAGGAATACTTCCCCTCGCAGCGACATGCTAAATACTTGAAAGGAATACACAATTATGAATACAAGAATAGCGTGGTTCATCACCATTGTTGCTATTACGGCAACCATTTCAATGGCTTTTGTAGCTTATTTGTCTCGTGGCCAGGCAGATTGGATTCAAGCCTTGCTCTTTGGCATGTTGTTCTCCGCGGTCTTTGGCTTTTTATGGTGGAAACGAGAGTCGCAAAGAAAGGAATGAGCCTTTCGGGGATGAAGTAAAAATGTCACGACGCTATCCATTCATTCTCGCTCTGTCAATGGCTGCTATCTCCATCCTGGCTTTTTTCTTTGAAGCCACTGGGTTGATCTCATACGGGTTGATCATTGTTAGCGTCTGGTCCGCCATTGCCATCGCCGCTGTCTGGGTGATTGTCTTCGCGTTGCGAAAAGCGGGACTTCTAAAATACTCCTTTCGATTCGGAAGGGGGATGAGATTTCCACTCCTGCTATTTATTACAGGAAGCGTGGGGATACTGGTCATGAATCTGTATGCGCCTCCCGCTCTTCCCGCATCGACGTTTCCAATCGGCGAGCAGTTGAGATATATGTACGAAACAGACCAGGAGGATCGGCTGGCGCTGCGCTTCAGAAATTTGAACGAACGTGATTGGGAACGCCTGGAGCGAGTGCTTGAATTTCACGAGCAGGGCAACATCGCGCGCCCCGAGGAACTTTATCATGCCGCCACAATCCTCCAACATGGAACCGCGAGCGAGCATTATGAACTTGCGTACCTGCTTGCAAAGCGGGCGAGCGAGGCTGGATATAAAAATGCGGATGGGTTGTGGAAAAGCGCTTACGACCGCTGGATGCTATCCCTGGGCAAGCCACAGGTCTATGGAACACAATCCACGGCAGTGTTCACCATTTTTGGCATTTCATTCGAGCAGAAGTAAGAAGGATATAATGCCCACGGTCATATCATGCCCGAAGGGTACAAATTGCGCTTTCCCCGTTCTCAAAAAAGCGCAATTTGTGACCGCGCTGGGTATAACGGTGAAACGGAATGCGATTAGCAGAAAAGGTTTCGGTGGTCAGGATAGCCATAATGTTTTTCTGACCCCTGAATTGTTGGATGCGATCAAAACAAGTTCTTTATTGATCCCCGAAGAAAAGGCGTACATTACCCTTGCGGACGGGCTGCAGTGGTTAAGCAACTCCAAATGAAACTGTAACGAAAGGCTCACTTCACAGACGAAAAAACGTGCCTATCCTTTTAAGTAACATCCCATCCGCAACGCCTGTAGAAGGTCCGTTGTCGCCATTGAATGCGGCATGGCGCGGCGAATTGCGCCAACCTGCAGAACTGCCGCAAATGGGACACCTTCTGCTCATCTTCCCGCTGGGTGAAACGCGGTTTGCCTGTGCGGGGGTCACAATCGAATCATCCCAGTATATTTTTCTTGCGCCGACAACGAGCCGCCAGTCGATGAGCCTGCAAGCCATCGGTCCAAAAACGGAGCCGCCCCAGGCGCTGGTTTTGTTTCTCAGCCCGCCGTTCATGACTGACATGGCGCGCTTTCTCGGCATTCCCGATGACATTCAACAACTTCTGCATGGACACCCCCTCCCGCAGGGAGATGCCGTCTCCGCCGCCGCTTCAGAACTTGCCCATGCCTGCCACGCCGACCCAGACCTGGACGCCGCCGACGATTTGTTCCTGGAAGTCGTTGGCGAAGTCCTGCGGCTAATGCGCGTGCGCCATGATGCCCTGCAAAGGATGACAAAACACAAAGACGGTACGGTTGCCGATGTGCTCCCCCGCCTGCTGTTGGCGCGGCAATTTGTCGAAGCCCGCTGCACTGAGGAATTCAAAACAAAGGATGTCGCCGAACAGGTTGGGCTTTCGGAATTTCACTTTGCGCGCCTGTTCCGAACCGCCTTTGACGTTTCGCCGCGCCAGCACGTCATCCATTCGAGGCTGGATGCAGCCCGCCGCCTGCTGGTACTGCCCGAAAATACCGTGACGGAAACCGCCCTCCGTGTGGGATATGGAAGTCTGAGTTCATTTATCCATGCCTTCTCCAAACGCTTTGGGCTTTCCCCGGCGCAATATCGCGCACAGTTTGAAAAATGAGCAGGATTCGACAAGCCGCCCCTTCGGTCAGCCTCTATAATGACTGCACAATATTGGCACGCAATTTTGAAGAGGAGAATTCACATGTCAAGCATCCAGGCTCGTAACGTCAATCACCCCGAATATCAGGAAAACCTGAACGAGACAAAGTACGCCATCATCCGCGATGCCATTCTGGCTATCCTGCCGCAGAGCGGAATGTCCTTCGCGGAGTTGGAGGAAAAAGTCCGCGCTTATCTAATCAAGCAAGACGTTTCGATGGTCTTGTTCCCCAAGCCGGGGTCGGTGCGCTGGTATACCAAAGCGGTACAATTGGATTTGGAAGCGCGCGGCATCATTGAGCGTGTTCCCGGCCAGACCCCCATCTGCCTGCGGAGGGCTGCATAAATCCAGCCAGCCCAAGCGATTGTTCGGTGGGCAATCAGCAAAAGCCGAATCGCAATTTGATGAAGGTAAAAAATCGAAAATTAGGTCAATAAACCGTGAAGCGGAGAGAACATGGAGAAAACGATTATTAAGAAAACTGCTTGGTTCTTGGTTATATGTTTCACCCTAACCTACGGACTCGGATTAATCATCTTTTTGCAAGGCGGGTTGGAAAAATCGTCTTTACAAGGGTTTATCATGTATATTCCCATGATTAGCGCTTTTTTTGTTCAAAAACTCATCGCAAAAGAACCCCTTCTTAAGGGCGGCAAACTAGGATTCAGGATTGGAAAGCCAGTATACCTTTTGGCAGCTCCAGTAATTTGCTTAAGTATCCTTGCCGTGATTTATTCAGTAACTTTCCTTCTTAACCCTGAATTGTTGGTAAACAAAGATACGTTGGCTGAGAATATTGGGAGAGCCAATATTCCACTGGGTAATATGTCAACCATGCAAGCAATATTAATGATATTTGCTCTCAATTTAATACTTGCGCCGATACTCAATCTGCCAATGTTTTTAGGCGAGGAAGTCGGCTGGAGAGGATTTCTTTTCCCTAATTTACTAGCATTATTCAAAAAGCCAGGACTTCTTATTGGCGGAATTATCTGGGGTCTCTGGCACCTGCCGATGATTCTGATGGGGCTAAATTACCCTACAAATCCAACGTTGGGCATTCTGTTTATGGTCATTTTTTGTGTTTCTTGGGGAATTATTATTCAGTTCATTTATCAAGCGAGCGGATCGATCTTCTCTGCCGCTTTAGCTCATGGAATTATCAATTGGACTGGAACTACAGTTATGCTCTTTTTGGTGGAAGAAAATAAAATAAACATGTTTCTTGAAGGTCCCACTGGTATAGTCGGGCTTATTGTCGTTGCGCCAGTTGCTTTTTATTGTTTCCAAATATATCCTGTAGATCAATCAATGATGACATGAACTTCGGTGAACGTTAGGCGGCAGGATTAAATCATGTCCATTTCTTCATATCTCGAGAAGTTGTCAAAAATTACAGAGGCTATACTACACTCGCCATTTGAGTGGTGTCATGTGAATGGCGGTTCTGTGGTTCTTCAAGACGCGACAAAGGATGGCGGCACAAAAGGTGGAACTTTTCAAGTCCAGGACTTTGCAATTGCCAAATATCTGATTACAAATGCACAATACCAGCCATTCGTCGAAGACCCGAACGGTTATTCCAATCACCGCTGGTGGGAATACTCTCCGCAGGCACTGCAATGGAGACAGACGCATAAGAAAGCGCAGGGAACCGCATTCGATGGCGCGAAGGTACCCCGCACACGCATCAGTTGGTTTGACAGTATGGCCTTTTGTGCCTGGCTTTCAGAAGTAGTCGCGAGCGCATCTCGTTTCTCGATCCATGATGTCGCAACTTGGCCGATTCGTTTGCCAAGTGAACCGGAATGGCAACGCGCCGCCCTTGGCGATACTTCCGGCCCGTACCCTTGGGGAAATTCATCGGTTGATGAAACACGTGCAAACTGTGCCAATTGGGCTAAGCAACCCACAGATGTCGATAGCCATCCCGCTGGCGCAAGCCCTTACGGCGTGTTCGATATGAGCGGCAATCTCGCCGAGTGGTGTCTGACCAAGTGGGGCACAGACGGGCAGGATGTCACCGGGTACGATTATCGAAACGTTCGTGGTGGTGCGTGGAATATCGACGCGCAGAATGTGTTTTTGCAAGCGACAGATCGCTATGGACATCCACCGCGTGGCAGGCTGAACGATTTCGGTTTTCGGATAGGCTTGTATCTGTAGGAAGATTGGCGATAGCAAACAAACGTTTCAATCATTATTTGGTAAAGATGAAGTCAATGTCAAAGATTATGATTTCACAGCTTTAGCTGAGTTTCTTCCATAAAACAAAAAAGTTCGTAATTAAAAATGCCGCCTAACGCAAGCCGTTCGACGGCTGGCTTGCGCAACAATCTAATCAACAAATGCGAGAGAATGTAAATGTCTAAACGAAAAACTGACCCTTTGCTTAAAGCGCTAAAAGAAGGAAAATCCTATACCTGGACAATTCCAGATGGTGGCAACTTAGCCTCAATGCGTGAAGCAGTAAAACATGGACAAACGCTAACAATGTCACCCATTGCAAATCCCAGTGAAATTCAAGTCGGTGATTTCGTACTTGTCAAATGGCATCAAAGCGATATTTTTCATATCGTCGGTGAAATTCAAGATGGGCAGTTTCTTATTGTCAATAGTTTAGGCAAGGTTAATGGTTGGGTAAGCCCAAAAGAGATTCTTGGCAGGGTAACGAAAATCATTGAACCTGAGCCTCGCCCAAGTGTAGAAGTCATGCTGGATGAATTAATGAGTACTTACCAAGCGATGATTGCTACCGAACAAGCCTCCGATAGTGAAGCGCAACGAATGTTTGCAATTGTTGATGATTTACGCTGGTACGCTGAAAGAATCGGAAAGGAACGTTTGGATACAATGCCCCGCTCCAATAAATGGAGTTTCCAGCAGAATCTATGGCGACTCACAAAACAAGCGAAAAAGGCGACAGCACCTGTTTCAAATCGTGTTCTCTATTTCATTGATTGCGGCAAGGAATGCGTAGGGCTAGCCAGTGAGATATTTGCACTATTTGAATACAGCAGCTCAAATTAACCGAACAAAGCGTGGATGCGCCTTTAAAAGCCAATATCGCATTGAAAGCAACAGCTGGGCATTGCAATTGCGGGCATGGTTTTTGCATCCGGGCTGGATTGGGAAATTAGGCTGCCAAAGCCGGTTTGCCGGCTGAGGCTGAATCAAATAGTTGGGCGGCTTATTGCTATTCCGAGTCGCAGACAGAAGGAAACACAATATGGCGAAATCGAATCACTCATGTTTTACCAAAGAGGTCATTACTGTAATCCTGCTGTGCTATGCCACTTCGGGCATTATCTTGTATTCGCAGGCAGGGCTATTCTTCGAGATCTGCCTTTGCCCGAATCGGAGCCTATTCGCTATCCTGCACTTGAGCTAGGATGGTTATCAACTGGCTTGATAGTCTCTCTCGGATTAGTCGCGAACGCTTATGCGGGTTGGATACCGCTTCCTCGTTGGCTCTATTATGTTGCAATCTACAGCGTTGTACTCATTCTCTTTATTGGCCTGCGTTATCCAACTCGGTCGCTGGGGCTGGCGTGGCCGTCGAAACGCGCTTGGCTTGCCTTGTTGGCCGCAGTATTTGTCAATATCGGTGCGGCTTGTCTCTTTCAAATTTTTCCTCCTGGTGAAAGTAATTTTATATAATAAAATTGGCTTTGAGAGTATTGAAATAAATGAATATCCAAGTTATAAAAAGCAGATGCCTTCTCGATACAGGTCACGTGAAAAGGATTATGTAATGTGATGAAAACCAACTACTATGTATTTATCTATTTCCCCGGACCAAATTGGCTGACGAATCAACCTATAGCTAATCAGCCGCTGGCAGGTCATTTTCAATATATGACCAGGCTTGAGGCGGAAGAAAAACTTGTTCTTGGCGGCGGGTTTACCGACGACAGCGGCGCAATGGGTATGTTGTTTGTATCAGATCTGGAAGAAGCGCGCGAAATCATAGAAAATGATCCTGCCATCAAAGAAGGAATAGTAACAGCACAATTACATCCTTATTTTGTAACTGTTGCCGGTAAAATTCAGAAAAGTGGCTAATGCTGTAGTTTTCGCTAATCATGGTTTTGGCAGAAGATGCAATCTACATTAGAAAAAACGTTTTTTTGCCACAGATTCTGTCAAGAGTTGGTTTAGCAAAAAATTAGGTTCTACCAACCATCATTGTTTGATGGTCTGTAAAAGCAGGTGAGTATTGCAAGTCAAAAGCGTGCCAACAAAACGTGCACACACACCTGACATCTGGGACTGCGCTTCGCGCAGACTCCCACAGATTATCTAACCGAATAAAGATATTCGCGCTATATTTTCTCTTTGAAACCAAATTCAAAAAGGAGATATAGCTATGGGTGCGTTAAGACAAAAGATGATCGAAGATATGCAGTTGAAGGGACTGGCAGTTCGAACGCAGGAGGCCTATGTAAATGCCGTGCTGCAATTGAGCAGACACTGCAAGAAGTCACCCGATTGTATTGATGAAGAGGAGCTTCGAGATTACTTTTTGTACTTGAAAAATGAGGAACGCGTGGCTGACAGTACTTTCTCCATTGCCTTATGCGGGATCAAGTTCTTCTATGAGCAGACCTTGAAGAAGGATTGGCATACCCTGCA of Anaerolineales bacterium contains these proteins:
- a CDS encoding carboxypeptidase-like regulatory domain-containing protein, encoding MPSSAELKGGDVKGHIFMPSCNSPLPNGRVVLILGLNRAKEITATSDENGNFYFENIEPNTYSLEIWRDERGFMQTGDDVVVRKGEITTINIDTFGIIEGFNGPDFAAPDLVCLSKP
- a CDS encoding helix-turn-helix transcriptional regulator, whose protein sequence is MNPDPPLSNREKDVLKLLMRGQSNKQIALSLGIAVRTVEFHLKSIYVKLNVRSRVELILKLVNSTGGVNGHLWDSTVDGMGKNFQNGNRLASRMKRAESLQDAVVIIGREFKMKNLFNTKHVLVAVSAALLAGLLWALIWIVTGNFPTLQDAFIPMMIILPMLGLAVGFVGKQSDIALRRVFFSALSGAAVSPLLIVPLMLLVVFPLGKLAEQIGLIDPATMPASTATLLTMIVISAIWLVIGVGIGIALLFMAIKKPNQHHVSEYKV
- a CDS encoding helix-turn-helix transcriptional regulator, producing the protein MPILLSNIPSATPVEGPLSPLNAAWRGELRQPAELPQMGHLLLIFPLGETRFACAGVTIESSQYIFLAPTTSRQSMSLQAIGPKTEPPQALVLFLSPPFMTDMARFLGIPDDIQQLLHGHPLPQGDAVSAAASELAHACHADPDLDAADDLFLEVVGEVLRLMRVRHDALQRMTKHKDGTVADVLPRLLLARQFVEARCTEEFKTKDVAEQVGLSEFHFARLFRTAFDVSPRQHVIHSRLDAARRLLVLPENTVTETALRVGYGSLSSFIHAFSKRFGLSPAQYRAQFEK
- a CDS encoding CPBP family intramembrane metalloprotease, with amino-acid sequence MEKTIIKKTAWFLVICFTLTYGLGLIIFLQGGLEKSSLQGFIMYIPMISAFFVQKLIAKEPLLKGGKLGFRIGKPVYLLAAPVICLSILAVIYSVTFLLNPELLVNKDTLAENIGRANIPLGNMSTMQAILMIFALNLILAPILNLPMFLGEEVGWRGFLFPNLLALFKKPGLLIGGIIWGLWHLPMILMGLNYPTNPTLGILFMVIFCVSWGIIIQFIYQASGSIFSAALAHGIINWTGTTVMLFLVEENKINMFLEGPTGIVGLIVVAPVAFYCFQIYPVDQSMMT
- a CDS encoding SUMF1/EgtB/PvdO family nonheme iron enzyme; the encoded protein is MSISSYLEKLSKITEAILHSPFEWCHVNGGSVVLQDATKDGGTKGGTFQVQDFAIAKYLITNAQYQPFVEDPNGYSNHRWWEYSPQALQWRQTHKKAQGTAFDGAKVPRTRISWFDSMAFCAWLSEVVASASRFSIHDVATWPIRLPSEPEWQRAALGDTSGPYPWGNSSVDETRANCANWAKQPTDVDSHPAGASPYGVFDMSGNLAEWCLTKWGTDGQDVTGYDYRNVRGGAWNIDAQNVFLQATDRYGHPPRGRLNDFGFRIGLYL
- a CDS encoding YciI family protein; protein product: MKTNYYVFIYFPGPNWLTNQPIANQPLAGHFQYMTRLEAEEKLVLGGGFTDDSGAMGMLFVSDLEEAREIIENDPAIKEGIVTAQLHPYFVTVAGKIQKSG